DNA from Alphaproteobacteria bacterium:
AACTATTACATAAAATATGGAATAATATTCTATTTATTAATATTATTTTAATTTATTTATGCATTAATAATATTAATGAAATTATGTATTTTTTTCATGAATTAAAAACATAATTTTTAATAACCCGAAAAGTCTAATAAATAATATGGGGATTAAAATGCAAATAGTTAAAAATATCGGAAAGAAAATACTTTTTAGTTTAATTGGTATTTTTTTTATACTTCAAAGATCTCAAATAGCTGAAGCCCACGTTCAATGGTTTTCTGAACCTAATATGTCTGAAAAATTACCATCTTTTGCACATACTATAACAATAGAATGGATAGTTATGGCGGCCATTATTTCTTGTATTGTTTTTTGTGCGGTTTGTGTTGACCGTTTTATTGGACGTCAGAAATATTTTCAACATATATATTTAATGCTTAATAATCTTAAACCTTGGCTATTTGATATGTTTAGAATAGCTTTAGGATTTTTCTTAATTAGCTTATGGATCTTAGGTGGAATAATTTTAACCCCGGAATTAAAAACAAATCAAAATTGGATTCCTTGGTTTCAATTAATTTTAGCTTTATCGTTAATCCATAGAAAAAGTAGTTTTATAGCAGGCTTTGGCATTATTTTCCTTTATTTTTATGCCATGAATATTTATGGGGTTTTCAACCTATTAAACTACGTAATTTTTCTTGGTGTCGCATTATTTGTTATAACTTGTTCTCTTGATCTAAAAAAATTACAAAAACATAAATATGCATTTTTACAAGCAGGTACAATTTTTACTTTAATGTGGGCAAGTATTGAAAAATTTACTTATATGAATTGGTATGATGAAATTCTTCATACACATTCACATATAATGTTTGGTATGGATCCTTATATTTTTATGCTTACAGCAAGTTTCTTTGAATTTAGCCTTCCATTTATTATGCTTATTGGGAATTTTGCTTCAAGATTAGCTGCACTTCCGATAATGGTTATGTTTATCTTAGCTGTTATAGATTTTGGTAAAATAGATTTGATTGGGCATTCTGTTATGATTGCTTGTTTAGTTGCCTTAGTGATAACCGGGCCAACAGAATTAACCCAATTATTTCGAAGAAAACAAACTAGATCTTTACCAATTTATTCAGGTATGTTGGTTGGGGCACATTATGCATTGTTAGGAATATTTTTTATTCTTTATTACGTAGTTCATTATACGCAATATGGAGTATAATATATTGTGGTAATTATAAATTAAAAGCCTTATCCCTTTTTATCTTTTTAAAAAGGATAAGGCTTTTTAATATTCTTAAGAAGAATAATACATTTGAAATTCGATAGGATGGGGAGTATGTTCATAATTATAACATTCTTCCCATTTTAGATTAATATAGCTATCTATTAATTCGTCTGTAAAAACCTCTCCTTTTTTTAAAAAAGCTCGATCTTTATCTGCAGCTTCAATTGCTTCACGTAAAGAACCACATACTGTAGGTACATTTTGCAATTCTTCAGGAGGTAAATCATATAAATTTTTATCCATTGGATCACCTGGATGAATTTTATTTTCAATACCATCAATCCCGGCCATAAGTAAAGCTGCATAAGCAAGGTAAGGATTAGCTGTAGGATCAGGGAAACGTATTTCGATACGCTTTCCTTTAGGGTTAGTTGCATAAGGAATTCGACATGATGCAGATCGATTACGGGCAGAATAAGCCAATAATACAGGTGCTTCGAAGCCTGGAATTAATCTTTTATAACTATTCGTGGTAGGATTGGTAAAAAGATTTAAAGCTTTGGCGTGTTTGATAATTCCGCCAATATAATAAAGGGCTGTTTGTGAAAGATCAGCATAACCATTGCCGGCGAATAAAGGTTTACCATTCTTCCATAAAGATTGATGGACATGCATACCAGATCCATTATCACCTTTAACAGGTTTCGGCATAAATGTAGCTGTTTTTCCATAAGAATGCGCCACGTTTCGGACCACATATTTATAGAGTTGGATATAATCGGCCCCAGATACCAAATTACTATATTTAATACCTAATTCATATTGAGCAGGTGCAACTTCATGATGATACTTTTCGATAGGTACACCCATATTTGATAAAGTTGTAAGCATCTCAGCACATATATCAAATCCAGCATTTACAGGCCCAACAGGGGAGTAAGCACCTTTAACCTGGGGTCGGTGACCGTGATTACCTTCTTCCATTTTTTTACCATTCAATATAGGGCTCTCTTCAGAATAGAATTCAACCATACAACGATTCATTGAAACATCATGACGTATGTTATCAAAAATAAAAAATTCTGCCTCTGGTCCAACATAAAGTGTATCTCCAATATTGGTTCTCTTGAGATAAACCTCGGCAGCTTTGGCAATAGAACGTGGATCACAATTATATGGTTGCCCGGTTAAAGGCTCTAAGACATCGCACATGATAATTAAAGTAGGTTGTGCAGAAAATGGGTCAAGTACAGCACGTTCTAGATCTGGTTTTAAAATCATATCTGAATCATTAATAGCTTTCCATCCTGCAATCGATGATCCGTCGAACATTATACCTTCAGTTAATAAATCTTCATCAACAGTTTGAACAGCATGGGCCATGTGATGCCAAGTGCCACGCATATCAGTATAACGAAAATCTACAAATTTTACATCATGCTCATGGATCATTTTAAGAATTGATTTAATATCTGACATAATTTTCCCTTAAGAATAAAGTTGTGGTCGTAAAGTAAGTTAATATGGTTAATCAGCGAAGTATAGATAAAAGATTGTAAAGATATTTATAAAGCGTTATTTCCCCTTTCTTTAGTTCGGATACGTATAATATCATCAATCGGTAAAATAAAAATTTTTCCATCCCCAATTTTTCCTGTATAAGCAGCATGTTGTATTGCTTCAACAACAGCTTCAACTTGCTGATCTTCAACGATAATTTCAATTTTTATTTTAGGCAAGAAATCAACAACATATTCTGCGCCTTGGTAAAGCTCAGTATGGCCTTTCTGTCTACCAAATCCCTTGGCTTCAAATATGGTAAGGCCTTGAATACCTATGTCTTGCAAAGCATCTTTAACATCATCAAGCTTAAAAGGTTTAATGATAGCTTCAATTTTTTTCATAATTTATTAATCTTTCTTTTTACATTCGATAATTTCATTTAATGTTATAAGTTGATCAGAGTTTTGATCACATTGATCGATTACTCGCTTGTGAAATTTGATACATTCTGTTCGGTTAACTTTTTTGTCTTGGTCTAAATCTTGAGTTAGAAATCTTTGTTGCCGTTGATATATAAGACT
Protein-coding regions in this window:
- the glnA gene encoding type I glutamate--ammonia ligase, translating into MSDIKSILKMIHEHDVKFVDFRYTDMRGTWHHMAHAVQTVDEDLLTEGIMFDGSSIAGWKAINDSDMILKPDLERAVLDPFSAQPTLIIMCDVLEPLTGQPYNCDPRSIAKAAEVYLKRTNIGDTLYVGPEAEFFIFDNIRHDVSMNRCMVEFYSEESPILNGKKMEEGNHGHRPQVKGAYSPVGPVNAGFDICAEMLTTLSNMGVPIEKYHHEVAPAQYELGIKYSNLVSGADYIQLYKYVVRNVAHSYGKTATFMPKPVKGDNGSGMHVHQSLWKNGKPLFAGNGYADLSQTALYYIGGIIKHAKALNLFTNPTTNSYKRLIPGFEAPVLLAYSARNRSASCRIPYATNPKGKRIEIRFPDPTANPYLAYAALLMAGIDGIENKIHPGDPMDKNLYDLPPEELQNVPTVCGSLREAIEAADKDRAFLKKGEVFTDELIDSYINLKWEECYNYEHTPHPIEFQMYYSS
- a CDS encoding P-II family nitrogen regulator, with product MKKIEAIIKPFKLDDVKDALQDIGIQGLTIFEAKGFGRQKGHTELYQGAEYVVDFLPKIKIEIIVEDQQVEAVVEAIQHAAYTGKIGDGKIFILPIDDIIRIRTKERGNNAL